In the genome of Paenibacillus sp. GP183, the window ATAGCCGTTTTACCCATTGCGAACCTGATCGCTCACATTGCGGAGCACCTTCTTCAGCAGACCCAGCATGATTGCATATTCCTCATCGCTTATGCCGATGCGGCTTTTGTTTCTTACGCGATTCAATGCTTCCTGGACCTTTGGAACCAAGGCTCTGCCCGCTTCCGTCAAATACAGCAAATGGTAACGCTTATCCTCGGAATCACTTTCCCTTCGAACGTATCCTTCGGCCTCAAGCTTGGCAATTGCCTTCGCGGTTGTTGTCTTATCAATGAGCAATTCCTCGCTTAACGCTTTTTGCGTTATCCTTTCTTTGCCTGCAATCGTCATCAGGAAAATATACTGCCCACTCCCTATCCGGAAAGGAGCAAGCTCGGCTGCTATCAGAATCTGAAAATGGCGGTAAATAGCCGATATATATTTCCCATACGACTCGGTAGTATCCTTTGGGGATCGAAGCCCATAGCCATCCATAAATGTGTACCCCCTGAAATAGGATGTTATTGCAACTAATTAGAGAATACAACATATAGGATGCTATTGCAACTATTTTTTGAGTAAGCTTTTTGTTTGCAAAAGAAGCACAAAAAGGGCTGCAACAGCCTACCTTGAGGCAAACTGTCACTGCCAGGGAATGGCTTAGGCCCTCATCAACGCACGACGCCGTACTTATTCCCGTCAGGATCGTACAGCGGAAAGCCGCGCATGCCACCGTCGAAGCTCTCGATTTCCTCGATGTTGGCCCCCTTTTCCTTCAAAGTTCGATATGCACCATCCACGTCTTCGGTATGAAAGTTGAAATATTGCTCGACTTGGTAATTGTTCCTTGGGAAACGCCGATACTCGAGATCGAATGCAAGCACGAGGCAGAAAATGATTTTGTAATCGTTCATCATCATCACCGTGGCGTTCGGTTCGTCTCGATGGGTAATCTCAAACCCCAACATTTCCTCATACCACTTTGTGGAGCGTTCCAAGTCGCTTACCGGAACGAATATCCCTACACCAAAAAAAGCCGATTTGCCCATAAGATCATGCCTCCAATTATTTGATTAATGGCGAAGTCACAGTCAACACATTGCCATCCGGGTCCTTGAAATAGAACCAGGCGCGCCCGTTCATGAAACGCACGCGATCGATCTTCACGCCGATATCGGACAGATCGCGGTAAGAGCGGAACATTGGATTTCGCATCGGCACTCCGGAACGCTTGCACGAACGCTTCTAGCAGTTCTGCGTCGGCTTTGGATTTTGGCACTTCTTCCACATCGTCATCTATCTCCGCCAGCAAATGGAATTGCCTGTCGGCTGCTTTCTTGAGCCGTTTCCTGGCCCGATGCAGTGCGGCTTTGATCGCCGTTACGGGCTGGCCCAGCGCACTTGCGGTGTCCGTCGGCGTGAAACCGAACACATCGTCAGCACGATTAGCGCCGCCTGCCTCGGCTCGAGCTCATCCATAAGCACTTCCAGCGATTCACGAATGTCATACTTGCTCCATTCCGAATAGGACTGGTCACCCTGATCGGCCAGAATCTCCGGCAGGAAAGCAGTTTTGCGCCTGCGGCAAATATCGAACCATGCGTTCGCCGCGATGCGATACATATAGGGCTTGCTCAACTCGCGCTCCGGCCATCTTCGGAACCTGCGAAACGCCTTGATCATCGTCTCCTGGAACAAATCATCGCCGTCCCATTCCGAGCCAGCCAAGTGCCTACAATACCTGCGTAACCCCGGCTCATGCGGCAGTGTGAGTTCCTCGAACGCTGCATCATTCGGCTGATGGGCCATATCCATCAATCCTTCCGGTACTTCCGCTTATGCGCGTAGAAAGCGGCCGAGCTTGGCAATTCTTCGACAATCCCGATCCGGTTGCCGTCCGGATCAAGGCAATCAAAGAATCGAATTCCGCCGCTATTCACGATCGGCATCACTTCAACACCGTTCTCGATCAGAGCGGCATGCGAGTATTCAATATCGAACGATTCGAAATTATATAGGGAATTTTATCCTCTCCTGTATCGAACTGCGTCGGTTGAGGCCTCTCTACTTTCCATAGGTTGATATAAGTCGCTTCACCAGGAAAGGCAAGCCCCGTGCATACTTCAGAAATCTGAATTACCTCCAGGTTGAACATCTTTATGTACCACTCCGTCGAACGATTCATATCCGTAACCGGGATAAAGATGCCGCTGACCTTGCTGACGATTTTACTCATCGATCATTCCTCCGTGTTTGTATTTCCTTACTCTACTGTGACATGCTCCCATGCCTAAAGGCAGGGGCTTCTCAGATCATCGGGGATCGTAACCTTTCCCCTCCTTGGAGGCTCTATCCAAGCCTAGTCTTTTTTAGGTTACGATACGTTTTTCAAAGCTAGGTTTAGTATGTTAATCGCCGCATTTACGTCCCGATCTGCAACGTATCCGCAAGAACATTGATGCGTTCGTTCGGATAGTGTTTTTTTGACGATTTCACCACAGTTGGAGCATTGTTGAGATGTGTTGTATGGATTCACTTGCACCACTTGACGACCGGCACTTTCAGCCTTGTACATCACGAATTGTACGAGTTGCTGCCATCCTGCATCAACAATGCTTTTTGCAAGATGATGGTTCTTAACCAACCCTAATACGTTTAAATCTTCAAAAGCAATCAATTGGTACTGGTTTACGAGTTTACGAGAAACTTTGTGCGCATGATCTTTTCGCTGATTGGCTACATGCTCATGCAATTTCGCCAATTGATGTACAGCTTTGCTTCTACGTTTCGAACCTTTTTTCTTTTTGGATACGGCACGTTGTAGATGTTTCAATCGTTGTTCACTTAGACGAAGATATTTGGGTGATTCTATCGGTTCTCCTTCAGATGGTATTGCAAGGTGTTTGAGTCCTAAGTCTATACCAACCTTCATGTTTGTTATAGGCAAAGGTTTGGCTTCAACTTCACACGAAAAACAAGCATAGTATTTTTCGTTTTTGACAAGGATGGAACAGGTTTTCATCTTGCCTTGCAGTTCTCGATGTAGTTTTATTTTCACTTCACCGATCTTGGATAGCTTTATTTTATTGCCATGGATTGTGTACCCGCCTTGCGGATAGGTAAACGAATCGTACCTCGATTGTGGTTTGAAACGTGGGAACCCTGGAGTCTCGGCTTGCTTCACTCGTCTAAAAAATGCTTGATACGCCTTATCCAATCGTTTCGCAACATCCTGTAACACTTGCGAATGCACTTGCTTTAATGCCGGAATGTGTTGTTTACGCTCGTTGAACGTGTTTGCTTGATCGTAGTAGTTCGGTGTTTTCCCTTCTTGTTTGTAGGCAAGAATACGTTCCTCTAGTAACCGGTTATACAACAAACGGCAGCGTTCAAGAGTAAATTGTATCTTCTGTTTTTGCTCTTTTGTTGGGTATATTCGGTATTTGTAGGCAACAAGCAATACTATTCACCTCGTTCTTTTTGGCTTTCAATATATTTTTTAATTTGAATATCAAGTTAGCTCCGCATCGTCATATGGTAAGTTCCTGGTAAGTAATGGTATCGGTAGAAATACAAGCAGATAAAAGCCGATTGAACAGTTGTCCTTCAAACTGTCTGCGGTTGGTACGGAAGCAAAATTCATTCAAGTAGGCTTGCAGATGCTTGGGTGCCAAGCCGTGAAACGTACCGCCAATAGAAGCTTTGGCGTTTGAGATCATCGTATGAAGCCACTTCAAATGATCCGGGTTTTCTTTGACGTTGAATTTGAGCGGCTGGTGGTTGTATTCTTTCGCAAGCGCGTTGTAAGAATGGTAAGCGTCGCTACTGATCGTTGCGCCGGGATCGATATGACGCTGTGCAAAATCGATCAGCGTTTTCCCTTTTACATCCGGAATCACTTGCATCTTGACGTATTGCGGTGCTCCCTGTTTGTTGAGTGAAACACCTACGAGCACGGGCGTTTGTTCGGTGCCACGACCGCGTTTGCCGCCTTCTGTTGGTGCACCAAAAAAGGCATCATCGAGTTCAACCAAGCCGGCCAGTCGATAGTTGGCATCGCGATCACCCATAGCTTTCCTGACTTTCTGAAGGAGCAACCAGGCTGTCGGATAGGTCAATTCAAGTTCTCGAGCGATATAGGTTGCAGAGATGCCGCGTTTATCATGGGCCATTAAAAAGATCGCCCAAAACCAGGTCAACAAAGGCGTGTGCGTTTTATGCATAATGGTACCGGCCGTCACGGAAGTTTGATGCTTACAAGCCATACACTGGTAAAGCTTCCGCGTCTCTAGGAAATAGAACGATTGGCTTTGGCATTTCGGACAGCAAAACCCTTCGGGCCAACGAATCTGGAACAGATGATCGTGACATGCTTGTTCCGTATTAAACTTCTCTTGAAACCTCTTAAGCGTCATCGTTTCTTGTTGAGCCACGCCAATCACTCCCGAACATTCGTTTGTATTTATTATATCAAACAAATGTTCGTATTTAAAGACCTTGCTGAAACAACTTGATATTCAAATTTTTTAATTACATCCAGTTGAACTGTACCTACGGTTGCAACAAAATACGAGTTTGTCCATAGGGAAGGGAGTCTACTTTTTAGATGGTTAAACTCTAGTCTTAGCACTCTTGACGTGTACCCTTTCAAATGTTTCACTACTTTGTGGATTCCAAACTGTGGATCGCATTTGATGAGCAAATGAACATGATCGGGCATGATTTCCATTTCAACGATTTCTGTGTTTAACGCTTTAGACTTCTCTAAAAACAAACTTTTTAGCCTTGTATCAATTGGTTCTTTGAGTACCTTTTTTCGATACTTAGGACAAAAAACAACATGATATTTACAATCAAAAACGATATTATGATTACTTTCTGCTTTTCTACTCAATGTCATCACCTACAGTAAATTGTACCACAAATAGTTAGTTTAATGTAGTTTATCTAACATGTTTTAAAGAGAGAATTTAAGAATTTTGCTCTTAACATCCCTAAAGGGATGCAGAGCAAATTGCCTTATATCCCCATGGCTAAAGCAAGGGGTTTTACGGCGAATTTGATAACGGAAAATTATGGCATTTAGATATGGGGGGCAGGGCAGCGTTGAGGGAACGCATCGGAGGATATGAAGCAAGGAAGCACCCGAAAGGGTGCATGGGTGGGAGTAGATCATCGGACAGATTACAGAAATATTGTTTGCAACATGTTGGCTATTGTTGGCAACCTCTGTTTAAAAACGAGGCAAGTTACTTCAAACAGTATCCCGCCAAGGGCTGTGAAGTACAGCGTATATCCATCCCTGATCTTCTTAGGTTTTTGATCGGTTATAATATTGGCCGCTGCAAGACGATCACAAAGCAGATCGACCTTTTCCGGCGTTTCGACATAGAAACCGACATGAAAATCTTTAGGGTACTCAGGAATAACCCCACCAAAGGCTGCTGGATTACTTAGTACGAGTGTGAAATCATGACCATCGCTCATCACGACAATTGCCTCTCCCTTCTGATCAATCAGTTGGAAGTCGAGTAAATCTCGAAAGAAATCCCGTGCCTCATTCAGATTTTCCACGCTAAGATTCAAATGGTTAAGCCTCATAGTCAGTTCTCCTCGTTGAATGAATGGACGGCTGCATTCATTCGAAATTATTCTAACACCATTAGATTAATCTAACTATGTTATAATTGTCAACCAAGAGAGGTGTTATTTGAAATGGCCAGAAAACGGACTCGACAGCCATTAGAACTCATTGGTGTTGAAGAAAGCGAAGGTACTCATATTCCTTTAAGTCGCTCGCGGATAACGCAATCGGCAATTCGTTTATTAAACGAGTTGGGCTTAAAGGAATTGAGCATGCGGAAAGTAGCCGATGATTTGTTGGTTCAACCTGCTTCCCTGTACTATCACGTAAAAGGAAAAGAGCAATTGCTTCAACTGCTTTCCGACAAAATAAGCTCCGAAATGGTATGGCCCGATTCATCTCTGCCTTGGAGGGAACAGCTTTTGCAGTGGGGAGAACAATTCCGGAAAGTGCTGCACGGATATCGCGACGCCGTAGAGTTGTTTAATTCGACAATCGGATTAGGCTACAATCGTATAATGCAGATCGAAAAGCTTTTTCAAATGCTTGTTGAAGCAGGGTTCGATGACAGCCAGATCCCATGGATCGCCTCCATGCTGAAGAGCTATGTTCTTGGATTCGTGGCAGAAGAAGCGCGGTTTGTATCCTTTGCAGACAAAAGCGACGCCACGCCTGAACAATTAAGTCAGCAATATAATCAGATCTATAGCAGCCTTTCCAAAGAACAGTTTCCAAACATGATCCGATTGGCGCCCTATACAACGAATACGGATTGGCAGCAAGAATTTAATTTTGGCTTGGGAGTAATAATCGACGGACTTTCCGTTAATCTTGCGCCCCATCTATCATAATTCTCATCGACATGTTGTCTAGAGGTTCAGAAAAATGCTATGTCGTCTTCTTGTTTGCAAGCAGTTTGCAATAAGCACAAAAGGACCGCAACAGCCCACCTCTCGGCAACCTGTGACAGCCCTCTAGTCCGTGTCCCACACGACCTCTCGCCTCTTTACTCTTCCCCCGTCGCAATCGGATTCTCCTCATACGAAACCCAGTCGCTCCAGCTTCCCGAATACAGCTTCACGTTCGTAAAACCCGCTTCCATCAGCGCCAGAACATTGGGGCAAGCGGTTACGCCCGAACCGCAGTAAACAATGATTTCATCCGCAGTGTGAAGCTCCTGAAAATGTTTCTCTAGCGCCTCAGGGCTTTTCCATGCTCCGGCTTCGCCCTGCACTTCTTTCCAAAAATAATTTTTTGCACCCGGAATATGTCCAGCCACCCGATCGATGGACTCTTCAAGGCCTTGATAGCGTTTGGCTTCTCTTGAGTCCACCAGTACGGTTCCCGGTAGCTCAAACTTATCCCTCACCTCATCAAAACTGGCAAGCAGGTGCCTGTGCACCTTTGGCGAGAAGACCCGCGGCACCGCGGTCGGCACCTCTTGGGTGACAGGCAGTCCGGCGGCTTTCCATGCGCTGTAGCCCTTGTCCAGAACATAAGTCTGCTTATGCCCCAGCAGCTGCAGCATCCACCACAACCGTGAAGCCATCGCGCCTCCTTGATCATCGTAAGCGATGACTTTTACAGTCGCATCGATGCCCAGACGGCCAACGAGCAAAGAGAATGCCCCCAGATCCGGCAGCGGATGTCTTCCTCCATGCTGCATGATCGGTCCAGATAAATCCTTTTCCAAATCCATATAAAATGCGCCCGGGATGTGATCCTCTGTATAAAGGTTCAATCCTGACACAGGATTACCCAGTATGAATCGGCAATCCACGATGATAATATCCGGCTCATTCAGATGCTCCAACAACCACTCTTGGCTCACGATATGACTCATATCAAATCACTCCTCACTGAAATTAGGTATGGATGCCGGAAGCAGGATCAATCCCCGATGCCGATGGTTGGATTGATGGAATAGGTCAACCAATCTCCTAGTTCCCCGCCCATTTTTTCATAAAATCTCTGTGCTCTAAGATTATCTTTGGCAGTTGTCCAAGACAAATTGGCGTATCGATTTCTGGCTGCATACCCTTTACATGCCGCAAACAGCTTGGCCGCAGCCCCTTGGCCCCGAAACTCTTCAGTGACGAACAGATCATTCATAACGGCAATTTTGGTTGCGCGAAGTGTACTGTAGCTGAAATATAACGTGGCAAAACCCACGAGATTGCCATCACTCTCGGCAACAAATTGGATGCCTTCCCGCTGCTCAAGCAAAACATGTATCAGTTCGTTAAGCTTGTCATCATCCGGCTGCCGAAATTTATAAAACCCGACAATATACTGAATCATTAGCTCCTTAAGCCGCGAAGTATCTTCCAAAAGCGGCTGTCTTATTGTAACTTGAGCCATCCGTATCGCCTCCCAGTAGGTCTTTGTGTCTATTGTACCCCGCCTCGCAGGACCTAGTAATGGAGGAATGGTCAGAAGATTTGCATTTCTGAGCGGGTAAGAAGATTAATCCTCTTCCATTTCTTTATTGTATAAAAACAACAGCAGCACAATCAATGAGATCAAAATACCAACTGTAATCCAGAGCAGATTGTTGATTTGAATCATTAACGCATAATAAGCAAATGAAAACACAAGGAGGGACAAAATAAAGGCAAGTGTAAATTTATTCTCTAATTTGCCGCTTTTTTTAGAGCCTCTCTGTTCGGAGAGAAATGTAAAGCCACGTCGATACTTGGCCATCGTTCCAATCAATAACCACATCAGAATCAAAGTAAATAACTTAATCAGAGGCATATTTTTCAATTCAAAAAAGATCTGGTAATAAGACACGCCTGACATGAGATGGTATGTAAAAAAAATGAGTCCCAAGAGCAAGGTATACGTTGTGATCGAAAAAAAAGCAAAGATCAAAGCATGCCATTTACTAATGCGAAAAATAATGTGAACTAATGCCGCTTGCAGTATTAAAGACAAAAAAGGTCTCACATCATCCCAGCCCATTTTATCCGTAAAAAAATCAAAGCAGCTCGTGAGTAGTGCAGCAGCCAAAAGCTTCTTCCAATGCTGTCTTAAGGAGAACCTGAACATCTGTGCTCCAAAAAAGTACATGGAGACAGATATCACCAGCTTATAAAAATCATCTAGTATATCCATTCTATAGGCCTTCCATTTCTGTTCTATTGCATCTATCATGTAAAATAATTCTACTATAGGTATTAAGAAAGGTGAATGCATGTGAATCCCAATTTCTATTGGAAGATTATACCAATGACAGAAACGCATGGACAATTGATCAGTACGTGGACTTACCCGCCGCCTTACCACATATACAATTGGCCGAGTTGGGAGCACATGGTGCGGGACGAGCTAGAATTTGCCGATCCTGTCGTGCGTAAAGATCAGTATGCAGCGGTCGTTGATGATCAGGGGAAGTTATGCGGCTTTGCGCAATTTTTCCCCATTTCGGGTGTTACGCGTCTTGGTTTAGGACTTCGTCCCGATCTTCTCGGTTTAGGCACGGGTGCGTATTTGACCTCACTTCTCGTGATAGAAGCCAAAAAAAGAGCTCCTCGCAGCAGCATCGATTTGGAGGTGCTCACTTGGAATATCAGAGCGCAGCGCAGCTATTTAAAGGCCGGATTCAAAATCACCGACACCTATATTCGTTCGACTCCTCGTGGATTGGCAGCATTCCACTGCATGGTCTATGAAAAAATACAGAACGATCATTGAACACTACTCATGAAGCAGGATCCCGAAGGAAGCGTCATAATGCGCAGCGGAACGAAAATCCAGATCGCTTAACCCGTTCACCTCGTGTGTGGATAAGCTTAAAGTAACCTT includes:
- a CDS encoding MarR family winged helix-turn-helix transcriptional regulator; translated protein: MDGYGLRSPKDTTESYGKYISAIYRHFQILIAAELAPFRIGSGQYIFLMTIAGKERITQKALSEELLIDKTTTAKAIAKLEAEGYVRRESDSEDKRYHLLYLTEAGRALVPKVQEALNRVRNKSRIGISDEEYAIMLGLLKKVLRNVSDQVRNG
- a CDS encoding VOC family protein, producing MGKSAFFGVGIFVPVSDLERSTKWYEEMLGFEITHRDEPNATVMMMNDYKIIFCLVLAFDLEYRRFPRNNYQVEQYFNFHTEDVDGAYRTLKEKGANIEEIESFDGGMRGFPLYDPDGNKYGVVR
- the tnpA gene encoding IS200/IS605 family transposase, whose product is MTLSRKAESNHNIVFDCKYHVVFCPKYRKKVLKEPIDTRLKSLFLEKSKALNTEIVEMEIMPDHVHLLIKCDPQFGIHKVVKHLKGYTSRVLRLEFNHLKSRLPSLWTNSYFVATVGTVQLDVIKKFEYQVVSARSLNTNICLI
- a CDS encoding RNA-guided endonuclease TnpB family protein encodes the protein MLVAYKYRIYPTKEQKQKIQFTLERCRLLYNRLLEERILAYKQEGKTPNYYDQANTFNERKQHIPALKQVHSQVLQDVAKRLDKAYQAFFRRVKQAETPGFPRFKPQSRYDSFTYPQGGYTIHGNKIKLSKIGEVKIKLHRELQGKMKTCSILVKNEKYYACFSCEVEAKPLPITNMKVGIDLGLKHLAIPSEGEPIESPKYLRLSEQRLKHLQRAVSKKKKGSKRRSKAVHQLAKLHEHVANQRKDHAHKVSRKLVNQYQLIAFEDLNVLGLVKNHHLAKSIVDAGWQQLVQFVMYKAESAGRQVVQVNPYNTSQQCSNCGEIVKKTLSERTHQCSCGYVADRDVNAAINILNLALKNVS
- a CDS encoding GNAT family N-acetyltransferase, whose protein sequence is MAQVTIRQPLLEDTSRLKELMIQYIVGFYKFRQPDDDKLNELIHVLLEQREGIQFVAESDGNLVGFATLYFSYSTLRATKIAVMNDLFVTEEFRGQGAAAKLFAACKGYAARNRYANLSWTTAKDNLRAQRFYEKMGGELGDWLTYSINPTIGIGD
- a CDS encoding sulfurtransferase is translated as MSHIVSQEWLLEHLNEPDIIIVDCRFILGNPVSGLNLYTEDHIPGAFYMDLEKDLSGPIMQHGGRHPLPDLGAFSLLVGRLGIDATVKVIAYDDQGGAMASRLWWMLQLLGHKQTYVLDKGYSAWKAAGLPVTQEVPTAVPRVFSPKVHRHLLASFDEVRDKFELPGTVLVDSREAKRYQGLEESIDRVAGHIPGAKNYFWKEVQGEAGAWKSPEALEKHFQELHTADEIIVYCGSGVTACPNVLALMEAGFTNVKLYSGSWSDWVSYEENPIATGEE
- a CDS encoding RNA polymerase sigma factor encodes the protein MAHQPNDAAFEELTLPHEPGLRRYCRHLAGSEWDGDDLFQETMIKAFRRFRRWPERELSKPYMYRIAANAWFDICRRRKTAFLPEILADQGDQSYSEWSKYDIRESLEVLMDELEPRQAALIVLTMCSVSRRRTPQVRWASP
- a CDS encoding TetR/AcrR family transcriptional regulator C-terminal domain-containing protein; the protein is MARKRTRQPLELIGVEESEGTHIPLSRSRITQSAIRLLNELGLKELSMRKVADDLLVQPASLYYHVKGKEQLLQLLSDKISSEMVWPDSSLPWREQLLQWGEQFRKVLHGYRDAVELFNSTIGLGYNRIMQIEKLFQMLVEAGFDDSQIPWIASMLKSYVLGFVAEEARFVSFADKSDATPEQLSQQYNQIYSSLSKEQFPNMIRLAPYTTNTDWQQEFNFGLGVIIDGLSVNLAPHLS
- a CDS encoding IS1595-like element ISPaen7 family transposase, with protein sequence MAQQETMTLKRFQEKFNTEQACHDHLFQIRWPEGFCCPKCQSQSFYFLETRKLYQCMACKHQTSVTAGTIMHKTHTPLLTWFWAIFLMAHDKRGISATYIARELELTYPTAWLLLQKVRKAMGDRDANYRLAGLVELDDAFFGAPTEGGKRGRGTEQTPVLVGVSLNKQGAPQYVKMQVIPDVKGKTLIDFAQRHIDPGATISSDAYHSYNALAKEYNHQPLKFNVKENPDHLKWLHTMISNAKASIGGTFHGLAPKHLQAYLNEFCFRTNRRQFEGQLFNRLLSACISTDTITYQELTI
- a CDS encoding VOC family protein; this translates as MRNPMFRSYRDLSDIGVKIDRVRFMNGRAWFYFKDPDGNVLTVTSPLIK
- a CDS encoding GNAT family N-acetyltransferase, coding for MTETHGQLISTWTYPPPYHIYNWPSWEHMVRDELEFADPVVRKDQYAAVVDDQGKLCGFAQFFPISGVTRLGLGLRPDLLGLGTGAYLTSLLVIEAKKRAPRSSIDLEVLTWNIRAQRSYLKAGFKITDTYIRSTPRGLAAFHCMVYEKIQNDH
- a CDS encoding VOC family protein yields the protein MRLNHLNLSVENLNEARDFFRDLLDFQLIDQKGEAIVVMSDGHDFTLVLSNPAAFGGVIPEYPKDFHVGFYVETPEKVDLLCDRLAAANIITDQKPKKIRDGYTLYFTALGGILFEVTCLVFKQRLPTIANMLQTIFL